The stretch of DNA atgatgaagaagaaaatgggTCCACTCGGAAGAAACTCAGACTCTCTAAGGATCAATCAGCTTTTCTTGAAGACACCTTCAAAGAACACACCACTCTCAATCCCGTAATTTcacttctttcctttttctctctttttttttaatcaacccaaattaatttaatttgttatttttaaaaatctgcAGAAACAGAAACTTGCTCTTGCAAAACAATTAAATCTTCGTCCACGTCAAGTAGAAGTTTGGTTTCAGAACAGAAGAGCAAGGTAAgaattaattaagtttatttatttatttatttatccttataaaaaatgaaaatgaaaattatacaGGACAAAGTTAAAGCAAACGGAAGTGGATTGTGAGTACTTAAAGAGATGTTGTGAGAGTCTAACAGAAGAGAATAGAAGGTTACAAAAGGAACTTCAAGAATTGAGAGCTTTGAAAACTTCTAAACCATTCTACATGCAACTTCCAGCTACCACACTCACTATGTGTCCTTCTTGTGAAAGGGTCGCCACCAACACCACCGGAACCGCCCTCACCAACAATAATAATGCTTCTCAACTCTCTCTTCGTAAGCCCACAATATTCTCATTACCTAATGGACAGGCCCACACGCAGCAGGCCCATTAAATTTCCCAATTTTCCTATTTTAGATCAATTAGAGAGATATACACAAACAACATTCCACTTCACGCACcccccttttctttttcttttttccatttCTGTACAGTTTCTTTTCCTAAAATTTTTTCCTTGTTCTTTTATTCCTTTGTTTTGTTCGTTATTATTAGCTTAAgagttatttttttgttgttgaaactaTTAACTTAAGTGTTATTGATGGAAAGAATTACCTTTTTTGTTTGATCAATCAAGTACAATTGATTTTGTCCATGGAAACATGAAATGAAACCCATGTTTTATTTCTTTACATGTCTGGTTGTGGTTagatatattgataataaataattgatgtttGGATGTTTCAGTTTCATACTACGCTTTCatcatttatttcattatttttaagttaggGTATTTCTAATGTAAGGAAGAACTTACATCTTATAAGGAGTAGATACATCAAAATAATAAGAgtaatgataataaataataaaagaaacttataataagaaattttttaaggaATTAATAATCTTTTgtgaaaaaatattcaaaaattgacaatataattaaatactaaTACAATAATCCATCTGATCaccattataaaaaaaaaaaaaaaaaaaaaacacttactTGTATGGTGGTTAAAAAATTCAGTTAAAtgcaaattaatttattaaattccaTGTAAAACACATTCAAAATTATTAGGTTGTTCTTTTTATTGTCCAACATTCAactatttttgaattatatgaAGCATATAATAGGAATAACAACATCAGATGgttcataaataattaatttttgtttataatagtaGGTTtgacacattttttatttgtttataatagtGATTAAAGAGTTATATACATATGTAAATAGATGTATGCTTTAGGTGAAAAATTTAGGGTTCATCGTATGTCAAATTATAGATTGAATTGAATGAAAGAAATGAGAAACAGAGAGAAAATACTGAAGACATTTCTTTCATTGATGATTatgaattacaaaaatgaatgaTCGAAAAAAAGTAAGTTTACAAGGCGATGACTAAACTATTTATATTACATAGGCCAAagcttaataaaaataaaaataactggTAACTAACTTAAGAGAGTTATGACTTCATAGCTGTCAACTAACAGAAATAGTAACAATAGCTTAGACAATTATTCGAATATCTTAAGAGGATAAATTCTCCTTCTATATACATGAATAAAGAATAAAACACGTGTTTCATTTAACACATCACTATTGGTTGAATTATatgatcaaataaataaatatgcacAATAATAAGTAAAGTATATGTgatcataattttattattttttgcttGAGTTTTACCTTCAGTTTTGcaacttctttttattttttgttttatatgtctggcaaatagtttatttaattgtttattttttctcatGAAAAAATGCATTAATTGAGAAAACaatactaattaaatataactagATCTTAGATGGGTGCAAGTGCAATGTATggaaaaataatgtaaaatataaacaaacataaagaaatttgtgttaaatataattttcttcttGATGTATTTTATGAAATAGATTATAGATGAAACAAATTGGTTATTGTTAAAAACAGGAAATTACTTAACTCAATAGATCATTGTAAAAAATATGAACTCAGTTGGTCATAAATTTGTCCCAAAAAAAATGGTTATAAAGAATCTGCAAACTATAATCATAGTGTAACGCAGCACTGATCAGATGCAATGTTCTTCTGCCTCTTATATCGattgttgttttaattttgCATGGCCGCTGAATCTGAGGCAGATGAGATATGTACACTGAccatattttgtttaataagtTTTTCACCTTCCTGTTAAAATGCAGAGAAATTTTATCTGCTGCAATTGAAACTTTTACATTTATTATTGAATAGTTCATGAATCTGatctaaaatttatatcacggcaacttttaaatacctctttctacttatatttcattttagaaaGAATATTTTCAATCTTTTTGAAAATAATGACAAACAAACCTACTAATCAGTGTAGCATGTCATAGAGTGTTTAATTTGATTACATTAAACAAAATCTAGTTGAGTAGAGATTTACAATAGCAATCAGCCTTTGAGGctagaaaagaaaatgaagataCAAAGGACAATATGATTTACaatgattaaataaatcaacataGTATTCTCTCTTCTCCTCACCAACTCATGGTAACCACAtctcttaattatatatatagacgGTTTCACtaaactttttaagaaaaatagggaaaaaaaaatacattctgTATGGTTTTGTTTCTTTCTTCCTATCCTTGATATGGATAGAACAAGAATGGTATATTGCATCTGTATCTATTTCATCTTTAACAACTCATTGGATATAATGTATAAGTGAGGTAGAAGATTTCATGGTAGTTCACTACCTATGTTCTCTTCTTCTGTTGCTGATTTCGATATTCTCTGATTAGAAGTTCGGCGTAGAGAATCTCATTCCATGTGTCGGGAACGCCCGGAAGGCACCAATGACTGCAGTCTTGGAATCTCAACGGCGATTTTTGTTCTTCGGGTGACAGATTATGCTTCCTGTATATCGAGGGATGACCGTCCTTCCTGAAATCTGTCATTCTAGTGATATTCAGGTAGGTTACATGAGTTTTCATGTTATTCAAAACCTTCTCCAACACTCTCATCTTAGGCGGGTACTCCGTTAGGTACTTCTCGTTATCGATGGGTGCCGTTTCACTGTCACATTGTCCGCCGGAATTCCATTGTCCACCACTGCATTAAAATATAAACCATGGTTATCAGTATCTTGATACATGTGAGTGTGTTTCTTTTTTGGACATGAATTGCGACATAAATCtccatatttttattgattgtgTATTTTACAATTCATAAGGTTTTGTTTGTAATTCAGTATATAGGTCTTCCAATTCATGACATGAATCTCCACCATTTGATAACCGTGATAGAAACAAAGAAGCTTAAATGATCAACCATTCTTTCTAGTTCCATAGTCTAATAACAGACATGGAAGAAACGCATTCTCAATTCGGGAGTAATGAAAATAAAACCAAGAGTATTAAATGTGTTAGACCAGAAGAAGTATAACCAATTCATTTGAACTTTACCTGAAATGAGAAGCAGAATAGCCTCTAAACAAGACTATGGACTTGGATGGATTTACATTGGCATCAACCCACCTGCTCCAAGTTGTTATAGCTCTTCGAAACGCCTCAAGAACATTCAATTCATCATAGACATGGCTACCTTCTTGGTAATAGTCCTTCCTGAAAATTTCCAAACTCAAAACTTAGTTATAACATTCATAATCTatctttgaaaaaaaatcatgagAGCG from Cicer arietinum cultivar CDC Frontier isolate Library 1 chromosome 3, Cicar.CDCFrontier_v2.0, whole genome shotgun sequence encodes:
- the LOC101511524 gene encoding homeobox-leucine zipper protein HAT14 yields the protein MELALSLGDTPKPFSLFENPTKLPNKDSCIQLEEAAKSSNQNRGSSDSPIQLDLLPSTPVLRSHPSPLVPIPWLNDALGMEPARVLDNDEGESPNSGVSCFQMEFCMMNGAGRNSSREGGADRNSTSDDDEEENGSTRKKLRLSKDQSAFLEDTFKEHTTLNPKQKLALAKQLNLRPRQVEVWFQNRRARTKLKQTEVDCEYLKRCCESLTEENRRLQKELQELRALKTSKPFYMQLPATTLTMCPSCERVATNTTGTALTNNNNASQLSLRKPTIFSLPNGQAHTQQAH